The genomic segment TAATTATGGTAATTAAAGTTTTAGGTTCAGGATGTGCGAATTGTAGAAAATTAGAGGCTAATGTTAAAGAGGCTGTTAAAGAATTGGGAATTGAAGCCACAATTGAAAAAGTGCAAAATTTTAAGGACATTGCAGCATATGGTGTGATGAGAATGCC from the Clostridia bacterium genome contains:
- a CDS encoding thioredoxin family protein, which encodes MVIKVLGSGCANCRKLEANVKEAVKELGIEATIEKVQNFKDIAAYGVMRMPALVVDEQIKIAGKVPTVEEIKKYL